A genomic segment from Equus quagga isolate Etosha38 unplaced genomic scaffold, UCLA_HA_Equagga_1.0 197997_RagTag, whole genome shotgun sequence encodes:
- the LOC124233344 gene encoding LOW QUALITY PROTEIN: olfactory receptor 7A17-like (The sequence of the model RefSeq protein was modified relative to this genomic sequence to represent the inferred CDS: substituted 1 base at 1 genomic stop codon) → MESRNDTPISEFLLLGLSKEPELQPLIFGFFLSMYLITVFGNLLTILAVSLDTHLHTPMYFFLSNLSFVDICFTSTTIPKMLHNIHIQSKVITYEGCITQINFFLLFAGLDNFLLAVMAYDHFVAICHPLHYIVVMKHWXSGMLVLVSWMMSTLNSLLQSFMVLWLSFCTELEVTHFFCEINQVVQFPCSDTFLNDMVMHFASGLLGGISLTGILYSYSKIVSSIQGISSAQGKYKAFSTCAPHISVVSLLYCMILGVYLSSAATHSSYSSTVASVMYTVVTPMLNPFVYSLRNKDIKRALKRIIGLSFI, encoded by the coding sequence ATGGAATCAAGGAATGATACAccaatttcagaatttcttcttctgggattgTCAAAGGAACCAGAACTGCAGCCCCTCATATTTGGGTTTTTCCTTTCCATGTACCTGATCACTGTGTTTGGGAACCTGCTCACCATCCTGGCTGTCAGCCTAGACACCcacctccacacacccatgtacttcttcctctccaacctgTCATTTGTAGACATCTGTTTTACTTCTACAACCATCCCAAAGATGCTGCATAATATCCACATACAGAGCAAAGTCATAACCTATGAGGGCTGCATCACCCAGATAAACTTTTTCCTACTCTTTGCTGGATTGGACAACTTTCTCCTTGCTGTGATGGCTTATGACCACTTTGTGGCCATCTGCCACCCTCTGCACTACATAGTTGTCATGAAACACTGGTAATCTGGAATGCTTGTTCTGGTATCTTGGATGATGAGTACCTTGAATTCCTTGTTACAAAGCTTCATGGTGTTGTGGTTGTCCTTCTGTACAGAGTTGGAAGTCACccactttttctgtgaaatcAATCAGGTGGTCCAATTTCCCTGTTCTGACACCTTTCTTAATGACATGGTGATGCATTTTGCATCTGGGCTGTTGGGTGGCATTTCCCTTACTGGGATTCTTTACTCATACTCTAAGATAGTTTCCTCCATACAAGGAATCTCATCAGCTCAGGGAAAGTATAAAGCATTTTCCACCTGTGCACCTCATATCTCAGTTGTTTCTTTACTTTATTGTATGATCCTAGGAGTGTACCTCAGCTCTGCTGCTACCCACAGCTCATATTCAAGCACAGTAGCCTCAGTGATGTACACTGTTGTCACACCCATGTTGAACCCCTTTGTCTATAGCCTGAGAAACAAAGACATCAAGAGGGCTCTGAAAAGAATCATCGGCTTGTCATTTATATAA